In a single window of the Zea mays cultivar B73 chromosome 5, Zm-B73-REFERENCE-NAM-5.0, whole genome shotgun sequence genome:
- the LOC103627303 gene encoding probable serine/threonine-protein kinase At1g54610, whose protein sequence is MGGLCSKEGVVEAPPPAPRHPVSQLQKASSQSLKQLITLTAKEEENAVAARTESNAKVNGGIGIGAPAPAKGSVEKTAPPVVVITSLSKSYSTAGAPTHHRCVTVDVGGSNTPAAADCGEQVISSVPQGFSGEHVIAGWPSWLTSVAGEIVEGWLPRRADTFERLDKIGQGTYSNVYKARDLQSGKIVALKRVRFVNMDPDSVRFMAREIHILRRLDHPNVIRLEGIVTSRLSHSLYLVFEYMEHDLAGLAALSGQRFTEPQVKCLMRQILEGLSHCHARSVLHRDIKGSNLLIDDNGLLRIADFGLATFFDPGKRQPMTSRVVTLWYRPPELLLGATEYGVAVDLWSTGCILAELLAGKPIMPGQTEIEQLHKIFKLCGSPSEDYWAKAKLPDVTLFKPQRPYRRKIAETFKDFPPSALALLDTLLAIEPSARGTVASALDSEFFRTKPLACDPASLPKYPPCKEYDAKLRGQEVSRQNAAGLGGKGSVSVKPGRDDAKGAAPAQDAIADYQRRHRQARANQKSTSHHYSSQEDSVPGFRIEPPPPGMAVAAAARGPATLQAGGFGSTWYRSDPRAVPRASSSVRAAASHLTSQRSYAQSRGTDLHPSSSAASASNANPRYNRLDVAEPASGVGRPGSSSHQKDFGMRDASAGFGGRNKRMHYSGPLVPPGGNMDDMLKEHERQIQQAVRKARVEKEKTNRHHY, encoded by the exons ATGGGCGGCCTCTGCTCCAAGGAGGGCGTCGTGGAGGCGCCGCCCCCCGCGCCCCGCCACCCCGTGTCGCAGCTGCAGAAGGCGTCGAGTCAGTCCCTGAAGCAGCTCATCACGCTCACCGCCAAGGAGGAGGAGAACGCCGTCGCCGCCCGGACGGAATCCAACGCCAAGGTCAACGGCGGTATCGGCATCGGCGCGCCCGCGCCGGCCAAAGGGTCCGTGGAGAAGACCGCGCCTCCCGTCGTGGTCATCACGTCCCTCAGCAAGTCCTACAGCACCGCCGGGGCGCCCACGCACCACCGGTGCGTCACGGTGGACGTCGGCGGGAGCAACACCCCGGCGGCCGCGGACTGCGGCGAGCAGGTGATCTCCAGCGTGCCGCAGGGGTTCTCCGGCGAGCACGTCATCGCCGGGTGGCCCTCCTGGCTCACGTCCGTGGCCGGGGAGATCGTCGAGGGCTGGCTGCCCCGGCGCGCCGACACGTTCGAGCGGCTGGACAAGATCGGGCAGGGCACGTACAGCAACGTGTACAAGGCGCGGGACCTGCAGAGCGGCAAGATCGTGGCGCTGAAGCGGGTGCGCTTCGTCAACATGGACCCGGACAGCGTGCGGTTCATGGCGCGGGAGATCCACATCCTCCGGCGGCTGGACCACCCCAACGTGATCAGGCTGGAGGGCATCGTCACCTCGCGCCTCTCGCACAGCCTCTACCTCGTCTTCGAGTACATGGAGCACGACCTCGCCGGCCTCGCCGCGCTGTCCGGCCAGCGCTTCACGGAGCCGCAGGTCAAGTGCCTCATGCGCCAGATCCTCGAGGGCCTGAGCCACTGCCACGCGCGGAGCGTCCTGCACCGGGATATCAAGGGCTCCAACCTCCTCATCGACGACAACGGCCTGCTCCGGATCGCCGACTTCGGGCTCGCCACCTTCTTCGACCCTGGCAAGCGGCAGCCCATGACCAGCCGCGTCGTCACGCTCTGGTACCGCCCGCCGGAGCTCCTGCTCGGCGCAACCGAGTACGGCGTCGCCGTAGACCTGTGGAGCACCGGCTGCATCCTTGCCGAGCTGCTCGCGGGCAAGCCCATCATGCCCGGCCAGACCGAG ATCGAGCAGCTGCACAAGATCTTCAAGCTTTGTGGCTCGCCGTCCGAGGACTACTGGGCCAAGGCGAAGCTACCGGACGTGACGCTCTTCAAGCCGCAGCGGCCGTACCGGCGCAAGATCGCCGAGACGTTCAAGGACTTCCCGCCCTCGGCCCTGGCGCTCCTGGACACGCTGCTCGCCATCGAGCCGTCGGCACGGGGCACGGTGGCCTCTGCTCTGGACAGCGAG TTCTTCAGGACCAAGCCGCTGGCGTGTGATCCGGCGAGCCTGCCCAAGTACCCGCCGTGCAAGGAGTACGACGCCAAGCTCCGAGGCCAGGAGGTCAGCAG GCAAAACGCAGCGGGCCTCGGAGGCAAGGGCTCTGTATCCGTCAAACCGGGGAGAGACGACGCCAAGGGCGCCGCGCCAGCTCAGGACGCCATTGCCGACTACCAG CGGAGGCACAGGCAGGCGCGCGCCAACCAGAAGAGCACCAGCCACCACTACAGCTCGCAGGAGGACAGCGTGCCGGGCTTCCGCATCGAGCCGCCGCCACCGGGCATGGCCGTGGCCGCGGCCGCGCGCGGGCCGGCGACGCTGCAGGCCGGCGGGTTCGGGTCGACGTGGTACAGGAGCGACCCTCGGGCGGTCCCCCGCGCGTCCAGCTCCGTCAGGGCGGCCGCGTCGCACCTCACCTCGCAGCGGTCCTACGCGCAGTCCAGGGGCACCGACCTGCACCCGAGCtcgtcggccgccagcgccagcaACGCCAACCCCAGGTACAATCGGCTCGACGTCGCGGAGCCGGCCAGCGGCGTGGGCCGCCCCGGCTCCTCCTCCCACCAGAAGGACTTCGGCATGAGGGACGCGTCCGCC GGTTTCGGAGGGAGGAACAAGAGGATGCATTACTCGGGGCCGCTGGTGCCGCCCGGCGGCAACATGGATGACATGCTCAAGGAGCACGAGAGGCAGATCCAGCAGGCCGTGCGCAAGGCGCGGGTCGAGAAGGAGAAGACCAACAGGCACCATTACTAA